A DNA window from Planctomycetota bacterium contains the following coding sequences:
- a CDS encoding RnfABCDGE type electron transport complex subunit D: MPEEHTKTVADATPETAGPTPDRLLVTSSPHLRSPESIPRIMWTVTATLLPALAWAVYVFGPQALLLTAIAVASAVATEAAVQRFRGKPITVADGSAVLSGLLVAFVLPAHAPWYVPMTASIFALGIVKQLFGGLGCNVWNPALMGRAFVLAAWAPLVVSGGNWSAAFGWRHSAPLAAQAGQEAQVDAVTGPTPLNRLKERLREFNAGNRRNVAAPTNANEAREALRQIQAEEGTPLDDLYFGRTGGCLGEVNAALLFLGGIVLVALNYIKWQMPVFYIGTVMLLSWALPIAVQGEGTRYLVWFGGQPLAEIFAGGLFLGAFYMATDMVTSPVTTRGQVIFAVGCGLLTVLIRRYGGYPEGVCYAILLMNTATPIINRYTRQRVFGKRPKK; encoded by the coding sequence ATGCCTGAAGAACACACCAAGACCGTCGCCGATGCAACGCCCGAGACGGCCGGGCCGACCCCGGACCGGCTCCTGGTCACGTCCTCGCCGCACCTCCGGTCTCCGGAGTCGATTCCGCGGATCATGTGGACCGTCACGGCCACGCTGCTGCCGGCGCTGGCCTGGGCGGTATACGTCTTCGGCCCGCAGGCCCTTCTGCTCACGGCGATCGCCGTGGCGAGCGCCGTGGCCACCGAGGCGGCGGTCCAGCGGTTCCGGGGCAAGCCGATCACCGTGGCCGACGGCAGCGCCGTGCTCAGCGGCCTGCTGGTGGCCTTCGTGCTGCCGGCGCACGCGCCCTGGTACGTGCCGATGACGGCCTCGATCTTCGCCCTGGGGATCGTGAAACAGCTCTTCGGCGGCCTGGGCTGCAACGTGTGGAACCCCGCGCTCATGGGGCGCGCCTTCGTGTTGGCCGCCTGGGCGCCCCTGGTGGTGTCGGGCGGCAACTGGTCCGCCGCGTTCGGCTGGCGCCACTCGGCCCCCCTCGCGGCACAGGCCGGCCAGGAAGCCCAGGTGGATGCGGTGACGGGCCCGACGCCGCTCAACCGCCTCAAGGAGCGGCTGCGCGAGTTCAACGCCGGCAACCGCCGCAACGTGGCCGCGCCGACGAATGCCAACGAGGCGCGCGAGGCGCTGCGGCAGATCCAGGCCGAGGAGGGAACGCCTCTGGACGACTTGTACTTCGGCCGCACCGGGGGCTGCCTCGGCGAGGTGAACGCGGCGCTGCTCTTCCTCGGCGGCATCGTGCTGGTGGCCCTCAACTACATCAAGTGGCAGATGCCCGTCTTCTACATCGGCACCGTGATGCTCCTGTCGTGGGCGCTGCCGATCGCCGTGCAAGGCGAGGGGACGCGCTACCTCGTGTGGTTCGGCGGGCAGCCGCTGGCCGAGATCTTCGCGGGAGGGCTCTTCCTGGGCGCCTTCTACATGGCCACCGACATGGTCACCTCTCCCGTGACCACCCGAGGCCAGGTCATTTTCGCCGTGGGCTGCGGTCTCCTCACCGTGCTCATCCGCCGCTACGGCGGCTATCCCGAGGGCGTGTGCTACGCGATTCTGCTGATGAACACGGCCACCCCCATCATCAACCGCTACACGCGCCAGCGCGTGTTCGGCAAGAGGCCGAAGAAATGA
- the rsxC gene encoding electron transport complex subunit RsxC, producing MRTFSGGIHPHDRKELAKDKPLHPLPPPAQVVLPMSQHLGVPCVPTVKKGDAVRKGQVIGQPDPTNPRRFVSAPVHASVSGKVAAIEPRPTPLSPSAPCVVIDNDGQDAWADGLPAETDPSSLDAAAIKTRIQEAGIVGMGGAAFPTHVKISPPPEKKIDTLILNAAECEPYLTCDYRLMLERPAELVEGLLLLAKTMDVKDVWIGVEANKPDAAELLRKAADGTGVRVEVCKVKYPQGAEKQLIYALTGRKVPAGGLPLDVGVVVQNVATAYAVREAVRFGKPLLERAVTVTGDGVERPANYVVRLGTPFRTLLEASGLRSGARKIISGGPMMGIAQSSLDVPVIKGTSGILVLRQAEAADWRACISCGRCVDACPMGLMPNEISIACEARNFDLMGAVDILDCFECGCCTYVCPAKRPIVHWVKWGKAELAKRRAQQQKQKVG from the coding sequence ATGAGGACGTTCAGCGGGGGCATCCACCCGCACGACCGCAAGGAACTGGCGAAAGACAAACCCCTTCACCCGCTGCCGCCACCCGCCCAGGTGGTGCTGCCCATGAGCCAGCACCTGGGCGTCCCGTGCGTGCCCACCGTCAAGAAGGGGGACGCCGTCCGCAAGGGACAGGTGATCGGGCAGCCGGACCCCACGAACCCGCGGCGATTCGTCTCGGCGCCGGTTCACGCCTCCGTCTCGGGCAAGGTGGCGGCCATCGAGCCGCGCCCGACGCCGCTGAGCCCGAGCGCGCCCTGCGTGGTGATAGACAACGACGGGCAGGATGCCTGGGCCGACGGCCTGCCGGCCGAGACCGATCCATCGTCCCTCGACGCCGCGGCGATCAAGACGCGCATCCAGGAGGCCGGCATCGTGGGGATGGGCGGCGCCGCCTTCCCCACCCACGTGAAGATCAGCCCGCCGCCCGAGAAGAAGATTGACACGCTCATCCTGAACGCGGCCGAATGCGAGCCGTATCTGACGTGCGACTATCGCCTGATGCTGGAGAGGCCCGCCGAGCTGGTCGAGGGCCTTCTGCTCCTGGCGAAGACGATGGACGTGAAGGACGTGTGGATCGGCGTCGAGGCCAATAAGCCCGATGCGGCCGAGCTGCTGCGCAAGGCGGCGGACGGCACGGGCGTGCGCGTGGAGGTCTGCAAGGTCAAGTACCCGCAGGGAGCCGAGAAGCAGCTCATCTACGCGCTCACGGGGCGCAAGGTGCCGGCCGGCGGCCTGCCGCTCGACGTCGGCGTCGTGGTGCAGAACGTCGCCACCGCCTATGCCGTGCGCGAGGCGGTCCGCTTCGGCAAGCCGCTCCTCGAGCGCGCCGTGACGGTGACCGGCGACGGCGTGGAGCGCCCGGCCAACTACGTCGTGCGTCTGGGCACCCCGTTCCGAACGCTGCTCGAGGCCTCGGGCCTGCGGAGCGGCGCGCGCAAGATCATCTCGGGCGGGCCGATGATGGGGATCGCCCAGAGCTCGCTCGACGTGCCGGTGATCAAAGGCACCTCGGGCATCCTGGTACTCCGGCAGGCCGAGGCGGCCGACTGGCGGGCCTGTATCAGTTGCGGCCGGTGCGTGGACGCCTGCCCGATGGGCCTGATGCCCAACGAAATCAGCATCGCGTGCGAGGCACGCAACTTCGACCTCATGGGGGCCGTGGACATCCTGGATTGCTTCGAGTGCGGCTGTTGCACCTACGTGTGCCCGGCCAAGCGCCCCATCGTGCACTGGGTGAAGTGGGGCAAGGCCGAACTGGCCAAGCGCAGGGCCCAGCAGCAGAAGCAGAAGGTTGGCTGA
- a CDS encoding aminotransferase class I/II-fold pyridoxal phosphate-dependent enzyme, whose amino-acid sequence MGKSPGRSRAAEVLDQAATVHIDATDSYSIPVSSRLLRLPPYLFGRINAMKYQLRRAGADVIDLAMGNPNDPPSPAIIEKLCEAAQDPRNHRYSVSTGIYNLRREAAIHYQKLWGVDLDPEKEVIATIGSKEGFSHLCLALLGPGDTALVPSPSYPIHVYAVALAGANVITIPQNPDQSEFLRQMVWALEHIYPRPKVMVLNFPNNPSTMCVELGFYEEVVQVARRFGVLLISDLAYAETTFDGYKAPSILQVKGAKGVAVEFTTMSKQYSMAGWRIGFCAGHPEMVRALAKIKGYYDYGMFQAIQIAAIIAFRHGGEAAREQALVYQRRRDVLCEGLNRSGWAITPPKATMFVWAPIPEPHRAMGSVEFALKLMRDAEVAVAPGRGFGEAGEGFLRIALVENENRIRQAVRQIRRALRT is encoded by the coding sequence ATGGGCAAGTCACCAGGACGGAGCCGTGCCGCCGAGGTCCTGGACCAGGCGGCGACGGTTCACATAGACGCGACCGACAGCTACAGCATCCCGGTGTCCAGCCGCCTCCTGCGGCTGCCGCCGTACCTGTTCGGCCGGATCAACGCGATGAAATACCAGCTCCGGCGCGCCGGGGCCGACGTGATTGATCTGGCGATGGGCAACCCCAACGACCCGCCGTCCCCCGCGATCATCGAGAAGCTGTGCGAGGCGGCCCAGGACCCGCGCAATCACCGCTACTCGGTCTCCACGGGCATCTACAACCTGCGCCGCGAGGCCGCCATCCATTACCAGAAGCTCTGGGGGGTGGACCTCGACCCCGAGAAGGAAGTGATCGCGACGATCGGCTCGAAGGAGGGCTTCTCGCACCTGTGCCTGGCCCTCCTGGGCCCGGGCGATACGGCCCTGGTGCCCAGCCCGTCGTACCCCATCCACGTGTACGCCGTGGCCCTCGCGGGCGCCAACGTCATCACCATTCCGCAGAACCCCGACCAGAGCGAGTTCCTGCGCCAGATGGTCTGGGCGCTCGAGCACATCTACCCGCGGCCCAAGGTGATGGTGCTGAACTTCCCGAACAACCCCTCCACGATGTGCGTGGAGCTGGGGTTCTACGAGGAGGTGGTGCAGGTCGCCAGGCGGTTCGGCGTGCTGCTGATCAGCGACCTGGCCTACGCCGAGACCACGTTCGACGGCTACAAGGCCCCCAGCATCCTCCAGGTGAAGGGGGCGAAGGGCGTGGCGGTGGAATTCACCACGATGTCGAAGCAGTACAGCATGGCCGGCTGGCGCATCGGCTTCTGCGCCGGGCATCCCGAAATGGTGCGCGCCCTGGCCAAGATCAAGGGCTATTACGACTACGGCATGTTCCAGGCGATTCAGATTGCGGCCATCATCGCGTTCCGCCACGGGGGCGAGGCCGCGCGCGAGCAGGCCCTGGTCTACCAGCGGCGGCGGGACGTGCTGTGCGAGGGCCTCAATCGGAGCGGCTGGGCCATCACGCCGCCCAAGGCCACGATGTTCGTCTGGGCGCCCATCCCCGAGCCGCACCGCGCGATGGGCTCGGTGGAGTTCGCCCTGAAACTGATGCGCGACGCGGAAGTCGCCGTCGCCCCCGGCCGCGGCTTTGGCGAGGCGGGCGAAGGCTTCCTGCGCATCGCGCTGGTGGAGAATGAGAACCGCATCCGCCAGGCGGTGCGCCAGATCCGCCGGGCGCTGCGGACGTGA